The following coding sequences lie in one Paenibacillus durus ATCC 35681 genomic window:
- the queF gene encoding preQ(1) synthase has product MSEGRLKEEMPDVTLLGNQGTQYKFGYAPEVLETFDNKHPGRDYFVKFNCPEFTSLCPVTGQPDFATLYISYIPEIKMVESKSLKLYLFSFRNHGDFHEDCVNIIMNDLIKLMDPRYIEVWGKFTPRGGISIDPYCNYGRPGTKYEAMAEHRLLNHDLYPETIDNR; this is encoded by the coding sequence ATGTCCGAAGGAAGATTGAAAGAAGAAATGCCGGATGTTACGCTGCTGGGCAACCAGGGGACGCAGTACAAGTTCGGCTATGCTCCCGAAGTGCTGGAGACGTTCGATAACAAGCATCCCGGCAGGGATTATTTTGTAAAGTTCAACTGTCCGGAATTTACGAGCCTGTGTCCTGTGACCGGGCAGCCCGATTTTGCCACCCTGTATATTTCGTATATTCCCGAGATCAAGATGGTCGAGTCCAAATCGCTCAAGCTGTATCTGTTCAGCTTCCGTAATCACGGCGATTTTCATGAAGACTGCGTCAACATCATCATGAACGATCTGATCAAGCTGATGGACCCGCGCTACATCGAGGTATGGGGCAAGTTCACCCCGCGCGGCGGCATTTCCATCGATCCTTACTGCAACTATGGCCGTCCGGGAACCAAATATGAGGCAATGGCCGAGCACCGGCTGCTGAATCATGATTTGTACCCGGAGACAATCGACAACCGATAA
- a CDS encoding ArsR/SmtB family transcription factor, whose translation MTIEQLAASDEQRVRIFKALADPTRLQIIRTLKGSRTELNCGEIGERCEASKSNASYHFRTLREAGLILVRKEAQTKYIQLHYETFDTYLPGFLDSL comes from the coding sequence ATGACTATTGAACAACTTGCCGCTTCTGACGAACAACGTGTGCGCATCTTCAAGGCTCTGGCCGATCCTACCCGTCTGCAGATCATTCGCACCCTAAAGGGCAGCCGTACTGAACTGAACTGCGGAGAGATCGGGGAACGCTGTGAAGCTTCCAAATCGAACGCCTCTTACCATTTCCGTACCCTGAGGGAGGCAGGGCTGATTCTTGTCCGAAAGGAAGCTCAGACCAAATACATACAGCTTCATTATGAGACATTCGACACTTATTTGCCCGGATTCCTGGATTCCCTGTGA
- a CDS encoding MFS transporter has product MQKSSLALFFLVMFAIGTDTFLISPLLPILRHEFHVSTASSGWMVSAYALGYALFALVAGPVSDRLNRKHVMVFGMAAFSISTGLCAAATGFWSMVLFRFLAGVSAAVISPQIWASIPILLSKDKILQGMGIATAGLSIAQMVGLPLGSFFAARNWSLPFIILGLFSLLLTLLLLFLLPSLPPRSPSGNRLSLLKPYFGLLSSRIAVTAFAAYFIFQIGNFAAFSFLGSWLSGAFGMNVAQIGQVMLYLGVGNLLGSLFGSRLSTRFGRTATLLLGIAVNSVMYPVLSLTHNLAGIKAELLVIFGITGILFPIMISILQSLTDTARGTVSALTNALMYLGTTIGAAAAGGIYQTSGVFIGVTLLTSLCFIISIFLFRKNDAYGSVDRSNFSTSTIENKQ; this is encoded by the coding sequence ATGCAAAAATCAAGTTTGGCACTCTTCTTTCTGGTCATGTTCGCCATAGGCACGGATACCTTTCTGATCAGTCCTCTTCTTCCCATCCTTAGGCATGAGTTTCATGTATCTACGGCAAGCTCGGGCTGGATGGTCAGCGCTTATGCTTTAGGCTATGCCTTATTCGCCCTGGTGGCGGGACCGGTATCCGATCGGCTCAACCGTAAGCATGTGATGGTGTTCGGGATGGCCGCATTCTCTATTTCCACCGGCTTATGCGCCGCCGCTACTGGCTTCTGGAGCATGGTTCTATTCCGGTTTCTGGCCGGGGTCAGCGCTGCTGTTATATCCCCGCAAATCTGGGCGTCCATTCCAATCCTGCTTTCCAAGGACAAAATCTTGCAGGGAATGGGCATCGCGACCGCCGGTCTCTCCATTGCCCAAATGGTGGGTCTGCCGCTTGGCAGCTTTTTCGCGGCCCGTAATTGGTCTCTTCCTTTTATCATCCTCGGTTTGTTTTCTCTCCTGCTGACCTTGCTTCTCTTGTTCCTGCTGCCATCTCTTCCGCCGCGCAGCCCATCGGGAAACCGCCTTTCTCTCTTGAAGCCATACTTCGGGCTGCTCTCTTCCCGCATTGCGGTTACGGCCTTTGCCGCCTATTTTATTTTCCAGATCGGCAATTTTGCAGCCTTCTCCTTTCTCGGCTCCTGGCTCTCCGGCGCGTTTGGAATGAATGTGGCTCAAATCGGCCAAGTCATGCTGTATCTTGGTGTCGGCAACCTGCTTGGCAGCCTGTTCGGCAGCCGTCTTAGTACGCGATTTGGCCGCACAGCAACGCTGCTGCTGGGTATTGCGGTGAATAGTGTCATGTACCCGGTGCTCTCCCTGACACATAATCTTGCGGGCATCAAGGCGGAACTGCTTGTTATCTTCGGCATTACCGGAATTCTGTTCCCTATTATGATAAGCATCCTTCAATCGTTGACAGACACTGCACGCGGAACAGTCTCGGCCCTGACGAACGCCCTGATGTATCTCGGAACTACAATTGGAGCCGCCGCAGCCGGGGGAATTTATCAGACTTCAGGCGTCTTTATCGGTGTGACTCTGCTGACTTCCCTTTGTTTTATCATCTCCATCTTCCTGTTCCGAAAAAACGATGCTTACGGCAGTGTAGACAGATCTAACTTTTCAACTTCAACCATTGAGAATAAGCAATAA
- the murB gene encoding UDP-N-acetylmuramate dehydrogenase — protein MDIGKIQEELERLVPNGIIKSHESLKPHVFTQMGGGADILASPSTYEEIQAIVTYAAEKGIALTILGNGSNVIIRDGGVRGIVLHTSRLSGISVEDNVIIAQCGAQIIETSRFALEHKLAGLEFACGIPGTVGGALYMNAGAYGGEVADVLQSALVVDKNGAIVRLEGDALKWGYRSSVFSSGEYLILEARFALKPGNYDEIKASMDKLTEMRESKQPLEYPSCGSVFKRPPGRYAGQLIQESGLQGTRIGGAEVSKKHAGFIINADNATASDYIGLIQHVRETVKDKFGIELETEVKIIGEEPRAEEHP, from the coding sequence ATGGATATCGGGAAAATTCAAGAAGAACTGGAGAGGCTTGTTCCAAATGGGATCATTAAAAGCCATGAATCGCTCAAACCGCATGTCTTCACTCAAATGGGCGGCGGGGCCGACATTTTGGCATCCCCCTCGACTTACGAAGAAATTCAAGCGATCGTTACATATGCTGCCGAAAAAGGCATTGCGCTTACCATATTAGGAAATGGATCGAATGTGATTATCAGAGACGGAGGGGTTCGCGGTATCGTCCTGCACACGTCCAGATTAAGCGGGATCAGCGTGGAGGATAATGTGATCATCGCCCAGTGCGGCGCGCAGATTATCGAGACGTCCCGTTTTGCCTTAGAGCACAAGCTGGCAGGTCTGGAATTTGCCTGCGGCATTCCCGGCACGGTCGGAGGCGCCCTTTATATGAATGCCGGCGCATACGGCGGGGAAGTAGCGGATGTGCTGCAAAGCGCGCTTGTCGTTGACAAGAACGGGGCGATAGTGAGGCTGGAAGGCGATGCGCTGAAATGGGGGTACCGGAGCAGCGTTTTCTCAAGCGGAGAGTATCTTATTTTGGAAGCGCGGTTCGCCTTAAAACCCGGAAACTACGATGAAATCAAGGCTTCGATGGATAAGCTGACCGAAATGCGGGAATCCAAGCAGCCTTTGGAATACCCTTCTTGCGGCAGTGTCTTTAAACGTCCTCCGGGACGATATGCGGGTCAACTGATTCAGGAAAGCGGACTTCAGGGAACAAGAATCGGTGGAGCCGAAGTATCGAAGAAGCATGCGGGGTTCATCATTAATGCGGATAACGCGACGGCAAGCGATTATATCGGACTAATTCAGCATGTAAGAGAGACAGTAAAGGATAAATTCGGCATTGAACTGGAAACGGAAGTCAAGATCATCGGGGAAGAGCCGCGAGCAGAAGAACACCCGTGA
- a CDS encoding APC family permease translates to MVSRVKRLLIGRPRKSTELDQEKLSKLKALAVLSSDALSSVAYGTEQILIVLVAAGFTAIWYSLPIALAVLGLLAILILSYRQTIFSYPHGGGAYIVAKDNLGVSTGLLAGGSLLVDYILTVAVSASAGTDAITSAFPSLHEHSVAIAVTVIIILTIINLRGVTESASFIAIPVYLFVLSIVVLIVSGLIKYAIGGGHAAVPEIGSAVSNVSLFLLLKAFSSGCSALTGVEAVSNAIPNFKAPAEKNAAKTLMMMGLILGFMFTGITLLAYWYGITPSTKETVVSQIAESTFGRGFLYYGIQAITAVILFLAANTAYSAFPLLSFMLAKDKYLPHAFMVRGDRLGFSNGIIFLGVASSLLVAAFHGETGNLIPLYAVGVFIPFTLSQLGMMVRWFKLKPAGWQGKFAVNTVGMLTTLTITLIFIITKFANVWVAFIFLPIVMLIFLRIHRHFMNTADELRIQLDKDKPVIKGSTIVIPVSAVTRAVLNSISYAKSLTDNVVAVYIGFDEEEIRKMEQKWEEWDPGVRLIVLRSRYRSVLRPLVKFIDTVEWKTAETDHITVLIPQFITKHWWQAILHNQTSVFIRTYLMNNKDIVVATVPYHLNK, encoded by the coding sequence ATGGTAAGCAGAGTAAAACGACTATTAATCGGTCGTCCCAGAAAATCAACCGAACTCGACCAGGAAAAGCTATCCAAGCTGAAGGCACTTGCCGTTCTATCGTCAGATGCCCTTTCGTCCGTCGCTTACGGAACAGAGCAGATTTTGATCGTGCTGGTAGCTGCCGGTTTCACAGCCATCTGGTACTCTTTGCCAATTGCACTCGCTGTATTGGGATTGCTGGCGATTCTGATTTTATCTTACCGGCAGACGATATTTTCTTATCCTCATGGAGGAGGCGCCTATATTGTTGCCAAGGATAATCTCGGCGTTTCCACAGGACTGTTGGCCGGCGGTTCCCTGCTTGTGGACTACATTCTAACGGTTGCCGTAAGCGCTTCGGCCGGAACGGATGCGATCACCTCGGCATTTCCAAGTCTTCACGAACATTCAGTGGCAATTGCGGTTACGGTAATTATCATACTGACCATAATTAACCTCCGCGGCGTTACCGAATCGGCATCCTTCATTGCCATCCCGGTCTATTTGTTCGTCTTGTCCATTGTGGTTCTGATCGTTTCCGGACTGATCAAATACGCGATCGGCGGCGGTCATGCCGCTGTTCCTGAAATCGGCTCCGCCGTATCCAATGTCAGTCTATTTCTGCTTCTTAAGGCTTTCAGCTCCGGCTGTTCGGCCCTGACCGGGGTCGAGGCTGTATCCAATGCGATCCCGAACTTTAAGGCTCCTGCGGAGAAGAATGCCGCCAAGACACTGATGATGATGGGACTCATTCTAGGATTCATGTTCACCGGCATTACGCTGCTGGCATACTGGTACGGGATTACCCCGAGTACAAAAGAAACGGTAGTTTCGCAAATTGCCGAATCGACATTCGGGCGGGGATTTCTCTATTACGGCATTCAAGCGATAACGGCGGTAATCCTGTTCCTGGCCGCCAATACGGCTTACTCGGCCTTCCCGCTGCTGTCGTTCATGCTGGCGAAAGATAAATATTTGCCGCATGCTTTTATGGTCCGGGGCGACCGTCTCGGCTTCTCGAACGGTATCATTTTCCTCGGAGTGGCTTCGTCGCTGCTTGTGGCGGCATTTCACGGTGAAACCGGAAATCTGATTCCGCTTTATGCCGTCGGCGTATTTATCCCTTTCACTCTGTCCCAGCTCGGTATGATGGTGCGCTGGTTTAAGCTGAAGCCGGCCGGCTGGCAAGGCAAATTTGCCGTAAATACGGTTGGTATGCTTACAACTCTTACCATTACGCTCATTTTTATCATCACCAAATTCGCGAACGTATGGGTAGCCTTTATTTTCCTTCCGATCGTGATGCTCATCTTCTTACGCATTCACCGACATTTTATGAATACGGCCGATGAGCTTCGGATTCAGCTCGATAAGGATAAGCCGGTGATCAAGGGAAGTACGATCGTTATTCCGGTATCCGCTGTAACCCGGGCGGTGCTTAATTCAATCAGCTATGCGAAATCGCTAACGGACAATGTGGTTGCCGTATACATCGGCTTTGACGAGGAAGAGATTCGCAAGATGGAACAGAAATGGGAGGAATGGGACCCCGGAGTGCGTCTTATCGTGCTTCGTTCACGGTACCGCAGTGTCTTACGCCCGCTGGTCAAATTTATCGATACGGTAGAATGGAAGACCGCTGAGACGGACCATATTACCGTTCTGATCCCGCAATTTATCACCAAGCACTGGTGGCAGGCCATCCTGCATAATCAGACGAGCGTCTTTATCCGGACTTATCTGATGAACAATAAGGATATCGTCGTTGCAACGGTGCCGTATCATCTGAACAAATAA
- a CDS encoding disulfide oxidoreductase produces the protein MSAFSIFLRRHCLYLAWFVSLIAVAGSLYLSEVLKYEPCKLCWFQRIFMYPQVFLLGIATYRNDKRIIPYVLPLCVIGGSISLYHYAEQKIPALGTVVPCTIGVPCTKDYLNFFGFITIPLLALTAFVLIFVLLWNGRESAEENSEESGDGFID, from the coding sequence ATGAGCGCATTTTCCATTTTTTTAAGGCGGCATTGTCTCTATCTGGCCTGGTTTGTATCTTTGATTGCCGTAGCAGGCAGCCTTTACCTGAGCGAAGTGTTAAAATACGAACCCTGCAAGCTGTGCTGGTTCCAGCGGATTTTTATGTACCCTCAAGTTTTTCTTCTGGGCATCGCTACCTATCGAAATGATAAGCGGATCATTCCGTATGTGCTACCGCTTTGCGTGATAGGCGGAAGCATCTCATTGTATCATTATGCGGAACAGAAAATTCCGGCGCTGGGGACAGTGGTTCCTTGTACCATCGGTGTTCCTTGCACGAAGGATTATTTGAATTTTTTCGGTTTCATCACCATTCCGCTGCTGGCGCTAACGGCTTTTGTTCTTATTTTTGTATTGCTGTGGAACGGCAGAGAGAGCGCAGAGGAGAATTCCGAAGAATCAGGCGACGGTTTCATTGATTAG
- a CDS encoding DsbA family protein: MSKSKKNGTSSSIQNKQERRQAELERQKKKTRILLIGTILLTVVIFAGLFVMAYKNTGNPGDSGSPASFNYDELPRLGKADAPIKLVEFGDFKCPACARFSVGIKPLLVQEYIETGKVALYFVNMSFIGPDSETASLAALSVYHQNSEAFWTYYDALYANQGDENAEWATEDFLVRLAQNEKLPIDYNLLRKDIQNRTYSGELERDNAIAKTNNVKSTPSLFINGIKASDPLNISAISAEIESAAKAAKAAEAE, translated from the coding sequence TTGAGCAAATCGAAGAAAAACGGGACAAGCTCCTCAATCCAGAACAAACAGGAAAGACGCCAGGCCGAGCTGGAGCGGCAGAAGAAGAAGACGCGTATTTTATTAATCGGAACGATCCTGCTCACGGTTGTTATTTTTGCCGGCCTGTTCGTAATGGCTTACAAAAATACGGGCAATCCGGGAGACTCCGGCAGTCCGGCATCCTTTAATTACGATGAACTTCCCAGACTTGGCAAGGCGGATGCGCCGATTAAGCTGGTAGAGTTCGGCGATTTCAAATGTCCGGCCTGTGCCCGGTTCTCCGTCGGCATCAAACCGCTGCTTGTGCAAGAGTATATCGAGACTGGCAAGGTGGCGCTTTATTTTGTCAATATGTCCTTCATCGGGCCTGATTCCGAGACGGCTTCACTTGCCGCGCTGTCTGTTTATCATCAGAATAGCGAAGCGTTCTGGACCTATTACGATGCCCTCTATGCGAACCAGGGTGATGAGAATGCCGAGTGGGCAACTGAGGATTTCCTGGTAAGGCTAGCGCAAAATGAAAAGCTCCCGATTGATTACAATCTGCTGCGCAAAGATATTCAAAATCGCACGTATTCAGGCGAGTTAGAAAGGGATAATGCAATTGCAAAAACCAATAATGTGAAAAGCACACCGTCGCTGTTTATTAACGGGATTAAGGCGAGTGATCCTCTCAACATTTCAGCGATTTCGGCAGAAATTGAGTCAGCGGCAAAAGCAGCTAAGGCGGCTGAGGCGGAATGA
- a CDS encoding hemolysin family protein gives MSDPLPGLLRVGLIILLVLLNGFFVSVEYAMVKARGGRVDSLAEEGSKRALSAQGVIRNMDAYLSACQLGITLASLALGWLGEPVIAALLSPLLSGIGLGSAAVHVCSVILAFLFITVLHIVLGELAPKSIAVNKAETVLLMTAGLIGAFYKLMYPIIWAVNGLAQGILRIFKLAPVSEMGTAHTEEEIRIIMQESNKSGLIDNTEMALVDNIFGFADTTAREIMIPRTEMICLNIQSSVQENLQIAFEGMRTRYPVCESDKDHIIGFIHMKDLIRENTVDLHELIRPILTVPESIQISALLKTMQKAKTQIAILIDEYGGTSGLVTLEDIMEEIVGEIQDEFDQERPEIEKNGEEEYSLDGLLLIEEVNSRFKMQLETEDYDTIGGWLYSRLEASPPHKGQFVEYGSHLFIIEETDNKRISRIKLLKMEPLAEEAGA, from the coding sequence TTGAGCGACCCTTTACCCGGTTTATTGAGAGTTGGTCTGATTATTCTTTTGGTGCTGTTAAACGGATTTTTCGTCTCTGTGGAGTACGCGATGGTGAAAGCGCGCGGAGGGCGGGTCGATTCCCTGGCTGAGGAAGGCAGCAAAAGAGCGCTATCGGCGCAGGGCGTCATCCGTAATATGGACGCATACCTCTCGGCTTGCCAGCTTGGCATCACCCTGGCTTCGCTGGCTCTGGGCTGGCTCGGAGAGCCTGTCATCGCGGCGCTGCTGTCACCGCTTTTGTCCGGAATCGGACTGGGCAGTGCGGCGGTGCATGTATGTTCTGTTATCCTTGCCTTTTTATTTATCACCGTGCTTCACATTGTGCTTGGCGAACTGGCTCCGAAGTCGATCGCGGTTAACAAGGCCGAGACGGTGCTGCTGATGACGGCGGGACTGATCGGCGCCTTTTACAAGCTGATGTATCCCATTATTTGGGCGGTGAATGGGCTTGCGCAGGGAATATTGCGAATATTCAAGCTTGCGCCTGTTTCCGAGATGGGGACTGCGCATACAGAGGAAGAGATCCGGATTATTATGCAGGAGAGTAACAAGAGCGGACTGATCGATAATACCGAAATGGCCCTGGTGGACAATATTTTCGGATTTGCGGACACCACGGCCAGGGAAATCATGATTCCACGGACGGAAATGATCTGTCTCAACATTCAATCATCCGTCCAGGAAAATTTACAAATCGCTTTTGAAGGCATGCGGACACGTTATCCGGTATGCGAGAGCGATAAGGACCATATTATCGGATTCATTCATATGAAGGATTTGATCCGGGAAAATACGGTGGACCTTCACGAACTGATCCGGCCGATTCTTACGGTGCCCGAGTCGATTCAAATTAGCGCCTTGCTGAAAACGATGCAAAAAGCGAAGACGCAAATCGCGATTCTGATTGATGAATACGGAGGAACTTCAGGCCTCGTCACCCTTGAGGACATTATGGAAGAGATCGTCGGGGAAATCCAGGACGAATTCGATCAGGAGCGCCCGGAAATCGAGAAGAATGGCGAGGAGGAATACTCTCTCGACGGCCTGCTGCTTATTGAAGAGGTGAACAGTCGATTCAAAATGCAGTTGGAAACGGAAGATTACGACACGATTGGCGGCTGGTTGTATTCCAGACTGGAGGCCAGTCCCCCGCATAAAGGGCAATTCGTCGAGTACGGAAGCCATCTGTTCATCATCGAGGAGACGGATAACAAGCGCATCTCCCGCATTAAGCTTCTGAAAATGGAGCCGCTGGCGGAAGAAGCGGGAGCCTGA
- the gerQ gene encoding spore coat protein GerQ, whose product MSSSGMPTTGSVPPQVASGGAMTPTGAVVSGALPAFEQSYIENILRLNLGKVGTFYMTYENNSEWNAKVFKGVLEAAGRDHIIISDPTTGQRTILLMVNLDYATFDQPLVYQYPGVIGAPPVTR is encoded by the coding sequence ATGTCTTCTTCCGGAATGCCGACAACCGGAAGCGTCCCCCCGCAGGTAGCAAGCGGAGGTGCGATGACGCCCACAGGTGCTGTTGTCTCGGGGGCGCTGCCCGCTTTCGAGCAATCCTACATCGAGAATATCCTGCGGCTTAACCTCGGCAAGGTCGGCACGTTCTATATGACCTACGAGAATAACAGCGAATGGAACGCCAAAGTCTTCAAAGGCGTACTGGAGGCTGCTGGACGCGACCACATCATCATCAGTGATCCGACCACCGGCCAACGCACGATCCTGCTAATGGTCAATCTGGATTATGCAACCTTTGACCAGCCCCTTGTGTACCAGTACCCGGGCGTCATCGGCGCTCCCCCGGTTACCCGTTAA
- a CDS encoding cell wall hydrolase: MAVIKANSEDEKVLARLMRAEAEEDGDLGMLMVGNVGVNRILGNCLDFRNIRSIDDMVFQSPGGFEAPTKGYFYQRARERDIRLARRAIGGERTRPASNALWFFRPVGECPATWFNQENTGRFKAHCFFRPTQGDCPAVY, translated from the coding sequence GTGGCCGTCATCAAGGCAAATTCGGAAGACGAGAAAGTTCTGGCCCGGTTAATGCGGGCGGAAGCGGAGGAGGACGGAGATCTCGGCATGCTGATGGTGGGTAATGTCGGAGTCAACCGGATACTGGGGAACTGTCTGGATTTTAGAAACATCCGGTCGATCGACGATATGGTATTTCAGAGTCCGGGCGGGTTTGAAGCACCGACCAAAGGCTATTTCTACCAGCGTGCGAGGGAAAGGGATATTCGCCTTGCCAGACGCGCCATCGGAGGTGAAAGAACTCGCCCGGCCTCCAACGCCCTCTGGTTTTTCCGTCCCGTCGGCGAATGCCCGGCCACCTGGTTTAATCAAGAGAATACCGGCCGTTTCAAAGCTCATTGCTTTTTTCGGCCCACCCAAGGGGATTGTCCAGCCGTTTACTAA